The following are encoded together in the Robertmurraya sp. FSL R5-0851 genome:
- a CDS encoding alkaline phosphatase family protein, whose product MKSASKFEKVAARCWNLLNEGKPFTPIFVLGTFLLFHFRDMASVANLSSIFLSLLVIIPILALYFIFDFPLFLRNYLWIPFIAYLIVWNDVHLPLLLFAIGLYFFFTVFFWGTFYYHLRIGTSWLNFTRFWKLVMKNSDSTSGNAQEQLPKFLLVLSIWQLVYENHRLGETVEYLSIFVFYGFIFIFAWILHRYLFDWKPTMYAEYTKDSTEPPMKALSDKVVVIVIDGMRKERFYEANTPFLDYLKENGTEYTNMETVYPARTVVCFTSMFTGTYPFEHGITSNMVWKLGIKVESIFDSLRKIGKKGRLLGIAHLVDSMGDDVETVTAVMHNDEADPNIMKRAKKIMKEQDPDLFIVQMIATDQTGHSRGVLYDEYIQKIEEADALVKDFVEWLEAEGKMENTTLFICADHGQADGIGGHGHLDEGERFVPFFIHGPHIERGKKVEQKHSLVSMAPTLAHLLGAPFPSHSRGKVLIEAIKESREKK is encoded by the coding sequence GTGAAAAGTGCTTCAAAGTTTGAAAAAGTGGCAGCCCGATGTTGGAACTTACTTAACGAAGGCAAGCCCTTTACACCTATTTTTGTATTGGGAACGTTTCTTTTGTTTCATTTTAGGGATATGGCTTCGGTCGCGAATCTATCGTCCATCTTCTTATCATTACTGGTGATTATCCCGATTTTAGCCCTGTATTTTATCTTTGATTTTCCTTTATTTTTAAGAAATTATTTATGGATTCCTTTTATTGCTTATTTGATTGTATGGAATGATGTTCATCTTCCATTATTACTGTTTGCGATTGGTCTTTATTTCTTTTTTACCGTCTTTTTCTGGGGTACTTTTTATTATCATTTAAGAATTGGAACATCGTGGTTGAATTTCACCCGTTTTTGGAAGCTGGTTATGAAAAATAGTGATTCAACCAGCGGAAATGCGCAGGAACAATTGCCGAAGTTTTTACTCGTGTTATCTATTTGGCAGCTAGTTTATGAAAATCATCGTTTAGGTGAGACTGTTGAGTATCTTTCCATCTTCGTGTTCTATGGTTTTATTTTCATTTTTGCTTGGATATTACACCGTTACTTGTTTGATTGGAAGCCGACGATGTATGCGGAATATACAAAGGATTCTACGGAGCCACCAATGAAAGCTCTTTCTGATAAAGTCGTTGTCATCGTGATTGATGGAATGAGAAAGGAACGATTTTACGAGGCTAATACGCCTTTCCTCGACTACTTGAAGGAAAACGGGACAGAGTATACGAATATGGAGACGGTGTACCCAGCAAGAACAGTCGTTTGTTTTACATCGATGTTTACAGGAACGTATCCCTTTGAGCATGGAATTACGTCCAACATGGTTTGGAAGCTTGGGATCAAGGTAGAGAGCATTTTTGACTCGTTACGTAAGATAGGGAAAAAAGGCAGGCTTCTAGGAATTGCCCATTTGGTTGATTCGATGGGAGATGATGTCGAAACCGTTACAGCTGTTATGCATAATGATGAAGCAGATCCGAACATTATGAAAAGAGCAAAAAAAATCATGAAGGAACAGGATCCCGACTTATTCATTGTACAAATGATTGCAACGGATCAAACAGGTCACTCAAGAGGAGTCCTATATGACGAGTACATTCAAAAAATCGAAGAAGCAGACGCTTTGGTTAAGGACTTTGTTGAGTGGCTTGAAGCAGAAGGGAAAATGGAAAATACGACATTATTTATTTGCGCGGACCATGGACAGGCAGACGGAATTGGCGGACACGGTCACCTCGATGAAGGGGAGCGATTCGTTCCATTTTTCATACACGGCCCACATATTGAAAGAGGCAAGAAAGTAGAGCAAAAGCATAGTCTCGTTTCTATGGCTCCAACATTAGCACATCTTTTAGGGGCACCATTCCCTAGTCACAGCCGTGGAAAAGTACTAATCGAAGCGATTAAGGAAAGTAGAGAGAAAAAATGA
- a CDS encoding lysylphosphatidylglycerol synthase transmembrane domain-containing protein: MRVLSKKFVKNGISWIIILIFIVLTIMFFDGSHVWNAGKLLAQHPFWLLFMFGLYFLSFCLKAVAWKLYLKGKASMFSCLLGILYSLFINHLLPIKVGDLVRAEVLKNREKLVNREEAYHSVIVLRAMDMVCLIGITFVGLLALDIIYRIPTWLILGGLLLVLLALIISRQFFSSFLQRQFVLMKSALLGWNGFVIIFATLISWILEAGVLYGTVYILTEKASLLELAFVNSLTIAGQVFQVTPGGIANYESVMTFGLGIIGISLKVGYTIAVFNHAIKFFFSYIVGAFCFWIHSIKLDTIKSLAKLRGVSRK; this comes from the coding sequence ATGAGAGTTCTCTCTAAGAAATTCGTTAAGAATGGCATATCATGGATTATCATTTTGATCTTTATTGTGCTAACCATCATGTTTTTTGATGGTAGCCATGTATGGAATGCGGGGAAACTACTTGCTCAACATCCTTTTTGGCTTCTTTTCATGTTTGGTCTTTATTTTCTTTCCTTTTGTTTAAAAGCGGTGGCTTGGAAGCTGTACCTCAAAGGGAAAGCAAGCATGTTCTCTTGCTTATTAGGGATTCTTTACAGCTTATTTATTAATCACCTTCTTCCTATTAAGGTCGGTGATTTGGTTCGAGCGGAAGTGTTGAAAAACAGAGAAAAGCTAGTAAATAGAGAAGAAGCGTATCATTCTGTTATCGTCCTAAGGGCGATGGATATGGTCTGTTTAATCGGTATCACTTTTGTTGGGTTACTTGCTTTAGACATCATCTACCGTATCCCAACTTGGCTGATTCTCGGAGGGCTATTGCTTGTTTTGCTAGCTTTAATCATTAGTAGACAATTTTTCAGCAGCTTTTTACAAAGGCAATTTGTTTTAATGAAGAGTGCGTTATTAGGATGGAACGGATTCGTTATTATTTTTGCCACATTGATTAGTTGGATATTAGAAGCAGGGGTATTGTACGGTACGGTATATATTCTTACAGAAAAGGCGAGCTTACTAGAGTTAGCTTTTGTAAACAGCTTGACGATTGCTGGGCAAGTATTTCAAGTGACCCCTGGAGGAATCGCGAACTACGAAAGTGTCATGACCTTTGGTTTAGGTATCATAGGAATTTCGTTGAAAGTGGGATACACAATTGCGGTCTTTAATCATGCCATTAAGTTCTTTTTTTCCTATATCGTTGGAGCATTTTGTTTTTGGATTCATTCAATCAAATTAGACACCATTAAGAGTTTGGCAAAATTGAGAGGAGTTAGTAGAAAGTGA
- a CDS encoding NAD-dependent epimerase/dehydratase family protein, which produces MKIIVTGGAGFIGSHLSRRLLLEQHEVFIIDCLHSYYSPDRKRTHLDEIKKLGAFHFYNLDLLDREGTNRLFKEISPDVVIHLAALPGVAYSIDQPLEYVDYDIKATINVLEGAGKAGTRQVIFASSSSVYGNQEGPFLEEMAIGKVISPYAAAKYSAESFCYVYEQLYGYQMNILRFFTVYGPWGRPDMAIGHFIKKLMNGESIQVFGSGSARDYTYIEDIVEGINLTMMKSKESETFNIGSGRPITMEQLLSELRIHFPNMVVRREGNRVGDVHQTWADISKAANQLGYQPKVEFSLGLEETVKWAKEYESSL; this is translated from the coding sequence ATGAAGATTATTGTAACCGGTGGAGCAGGATTTATCGGAAGCCATCTTTCTAGAAGATTATTATTAGAGCAACATGAAGTGTTTATCATTGATTGTCTTCATTCCTATTATTCTCCAGATAGAAAAAGAACGCATCTGGATGAAATAAAAAAACTGGGTGCCTTTCATTTTTATAATCTAGACCTCCTTGATCGAGAGGGGACGAATCGGCTTTTCAAGGAAATCTCTCCTGATGTCGTGATTCATCTTGCAGCTCTTCCAGGTGTTGCATACTCCATAGATCAACCACTCGAATACGTGGATTATGACATCAAGGCAACGATTAATGTGTTAGAAGGAGCAGGAAAAGCGGGAACAAGACAAGTGATCTTTGCTTCTTCGTCCTCGGTTTATGGAAATCAAGAAGGGCCCTTCCTTGAAGAAATGGCGATCGGAAAAGTTATATCTCCATACGCGGCTGCCAAATACTCTGCTGAATCCTTCTGCTATGTGTATGAACAACTATATGGATACCAAATGAATATACTGAGGTTTTTTACGGTATATGGCCCATGGGGAAGACCAGATATGGCGATTGGTCATTTTATTAAAAAGCTTATGAACGGTGAAAGTATTCAGGTGTTTGGATCAGGGAGTGCGCGTGACTATACGTACATTGAAGATATTGTTGAAGGAATCAACTTGACGATGATGAAAAGCAAAGAAAGCGAAACGTTTAATATTGGCTCAGGAAGACCGATTACGATGGAACAATTGTTATCTGAGTTACGCATCCATTTTCCTAACATGGTCGTAAGAAGGGAAGGCAATCGAGTAGGGGATGTTCATCAAACATGGGCAGACATCTCAAAAGCTGCCAATCAGTTAGGCTATCAACCAAAGGTAGAGTTTTCATTAGGTCTAGAGGAAACGGTGAAATGGGCGAAAGAGTATGAGAGTTCTCTCTAA
- a CDS encoding MFS transporter, whose translation MLTETDNHPSWVQPYIDSKEKQQALYKRTLLIVVLSQIFGGAGLASGITVGALLAKDMLGTDSFSGLPVALLTLGSAGSALLVGHLSDRYGRRFGLAAGFLAGGLGAIGVVLAAVTSNIILLFASLLIYGAGTATNLQARYAGTDLANTKQRATAISIALVSTTFGAVAGPNLVGPMGEFAESIGVPTLAGPFLLGAAAFIVAGAIVFIFLQHDPLIVAKAIAKTESHDNRDNKETSVTAINKKGIIAAATIMVLTQLVMVAIMTMTPIHMGHHGHGLHEVGLIIGFHIGAMYLPSLVTGFLVDKVGRTTMAIAAGSILLAAGLMAAFAPTDSMLVLTLALILLGLGWNIGLISGTTILVDATSLSSRAKTQGRIDVLVALSGASGGVLSGVVVAYSSYAALSIAGGILSLLLIPVVMWSLKRPMVEEPLTKTVGS comes from the coding sequence ATGTTAACGGAAACAGATAACCACCCATCCTGGGTACAGCCATACATTGATTCCAAAGAAAAGCAACAAGCATTATACAAACGCACACTTCTTATTGTGGTGTTATCTCAAATCTTTGGAGGAGCAGGGCTTGCTTCGGGGATCACTGTGGGGGCGCTTCTTGCAAAAGATATGCTTGGTACGGATAGCTTCTCAGGTCTTCCGGTAGCACTGCTGACATTAGGATCTGCGGGTTCGGCATTGCTTGTTGGTCACCTGTCTGACCGATATGGACGGCGCTTTGGTTTAGCGGCCGGATTTTTAGCGGGAGGACTTGGAGCAATCGGTGTGGTTTTGGCGGCGGTTACGAGCAATATCATTCTCCTTTTTGCTTCCCTATTAATCTATGGGGCAGGAACGGCAACGAATTTACAAGCGCGCTATGCAGGTACAGATTTAGCCAATACGAAGCAACGAGCTACAGCTATAAGTATTGCGCTAGTATCTACGACCTTTGGAGCGGTTGCGGGTCCGAACTTGGTTGGTCCTATGGGGGAGTTTGCTGAATCTATTGGGGTGCCGACGTTAGCAGGTCCCTTCCTATTAGGTGCGGCTGCCTTCATCGTGGCGGGGGCCATTGTATTTATTTTTCTACAACACGATCCTCTTATTGTAGCGAAGGCCATTGCTAAGACAGAAAGTCATGATAATCGTGATAACAAGGAGACTAGCGTAACAGCCATTAATAAAAAAGGAATCATTGCCGCAGCAACGATCATGGTGCTTACTCAGTTGGTCATGGTTGCCATCATGACGATGACTCCCATCCATATGGGTCACCACGGCCATGGATTACATGAAGTTGGATTAATTATCGGTTTTCATATCGGGGCGATGTATCTGCCATCCCTTGTAACAGGGTTTCTCGTTGACAAGGTCGGACGGACGACGATGGCCATTGCAGCCGGTAGCATTTTACTTGCAGCAGGGTTGATGGCGGCATTTGCTCCAACGGACAGTATGCTCGTACTAACGCTCGCTCTTATCCTTCTTGGGCTCGGCTGGAATATTGGGTTGATTAGTGGGACGACGATTTTAGTGGATGCGACCAGTCTTTCCAGTCGTGCGAAGACACAAGGAAGGATTGATGTTCTTGTCGCGTTATCAGGTGCATCAGGTGGGGTGCTTTCTGGGGTAGTGGTTGCGTATTCTAGCTATGCCGCACTATCAATTGCAGGAGGAATTCTTTCGTTACTGCTTATTCCAGTGGTGATGTGGTCTCTGAAAAGACCAATGGTCGAAGAACCACTAACTAAAACGGTTGGAAGTTAA
- a CDS encoding DNA-binding response regulator translates to MGFEEEYQAFLNAHLQERTGERLRRLQEGHNQAEMLFLKQVWWPLYHHFKYLHPEYEVDDFKDGKRYLDFAYIRPAIRICLEVDGYGPHLKSISRWQFSDNLERQNQLVIDGWTVIRFSYDQVKEQPRRCQQIVQQVIGRWLGDELDQSSLSFLEKEVLRLSIRKGEAISPMEVEKYLKLSDKTVKKILSQLVDKKMLIPASGTMRIRSYRLGDQVKQPF, encoded by the coding sequence ATGGGATTTGAAGAAGAATACCAGGCCTTTTTGAATGCTCACTTGCAAGAAAGAACCGGTGAACGGTTACGGCGTTTACAAGAAGGTCACAATCAGGCTGAAATGTTGTTTTTGAAGCAAGTGTGGTGGCCTTTATATCACCATTTCAAGTATCTTCATCCAGAATATGAAGTAGATGATTTCAAGGATGGCAAAAGGTATTTGGATTTTGCTTATATTCGTCCCGCCATCCGGATTTGCCTGGAAGTCGACGGGTATGGCCCTCACCTAAAGAGCATAAGCAGATGGCAATTTTCTGACAACCTGGAGCGTCAAAATCAGCTGGTGATTGATGGATGGACAGTGATCCGCTTTTCCTATGACCAAGTGAAAGAGCAGCCTCGTCGATGCCAACAGATTGTTCAGCAAGTGATTGGTCGATGGCTGGGTGATGAACTGGACCAGTCATCTCTGTCCTTTCTAGAAAAGGAAGTGCTTCGGTTATCGATTCGAAAAGGAGAGGCCATATCCCCTATGGAAGTGGAGAAGTATTTGAAACTAAGTGACAAGACGGTAAAAAAAATACTTTCTCAATTGGTCGATAAAAAAATGCTGATTCCCGCATCAGGGACCATGAGGATCCGCTCCTATCGGTTGGGAGATCAGGTTAAGCAACCTTTCTGA
- a CDS encoding dicarboxylate/amino acid:cation symporter has protein sequence MRINFKSLTTQVILGIILGIGVGFVFPEIGSQLKVIADIFIKLVKMVIAPIIFLTIVIGIAGMGDLKKVGKIGGKALLYFEIVSTIALAIGIIVANVVKAGKGIDAEAGKGDISQYTKAAEETSHGFMDFVVSIIPDSFIGAFANGELLPVLLLACLFGISLAHLGQKGKPVIEFFEKITEVFFGIVNIIMKVSPFAAFGAMAYTIGEFGIGSLVYLGKLMGSVYITMALFIVLVLGGIAKMFGFSIFKFIAYIKEEILLVIGTSSSEAALPKMMEKLEKYGCSKPVVGLVLPTGYSFNLDGTSIYLSMAALFIAQAYGVDLSIWQQLTLLGVLMLTSKGAAGVTGSGFVTLAATLAVFPSIPVEGMALILGVDRFMSEARAITNLIGNGVATVVVSKTEGEFNPLQEVEAQVDNKEISA, from the coding sequence ATGAGAATTAATTTTAAGAGTCTTACCACCCAAGTAATACTAGGTATTATTTTGGGTATCGGAGTCGGGTTTGTGTTTCCGGAAATTGGATCACAGTTAAAGGTGATCGCTGATATATTTATTAAGCTAGTAAAAATGGTCATTGCGCCAATTATTTTCCTAACGATTGTCATCGGAATTGCGGGAATGGGAGATTTAAAGAAGGTTGGTAAAATTGGGGGGAAAGCCTTACTTTATTTTGAAATTGTCTCAACGATTGCGTTAGCGATTGGAATTATCGTTGCGAATGTGGTTAAAGCGGGAAAGGGAATTGATGCCGAGGCAGGAAAGGGCGATATTTCTCAATATACAAAGGCCGCTGAAGAAACGAGTCACGGATTTATGGATTTTGTCGTTTCGATCATTCCTGATAGCTTTATCGGTGCGTTTGCTAATGGTGAACTGCTTCCTGTTCTTTTGTTGGCGTGTTTGTTTGGAATTTCTCTTGCTCATTTAGGACAGAAAGGCAAACCGGTTATTGAGTTTTTTGAAAAAATCACAGAAGTGTTCTTCGGAATTGTTAATATCATCATGAAGGTTTCTCCGTTCGCAGCGTTTGGTGCGATGGCTTATACGATTGGTGAATTTGGAATTGGCTCCCTTGTTTATCTTGGAAAGCTGATGGGATCGGTTTATATTACCATGGCTCTATTTATTGTTCTTGTTCTTGGTGGAATTGCGAAAATGTTCGGTTTCAGCATCTTTAAGTTTATTGCTTACATTAAAGAAGAAATTCTTCTAGTGATCGGGACTTCCTCTTCTGAAGCGGCTCTTCCGAAAATGATGGAAAAGCTTGAGAAGTATGGTTGTTCAAAGCCAGTTGTAGGGCTTGTTCTTCCAACGGGATATTCCTTTAACCTAGATGGAACTTCGATTTACCTGTCGATGGCGGCATTATTCATCGCTCAGGCCTATGGGGTAGACTTAAGCATTTGGCAACAGCTGACCCTTTTAGGGGTATTGATGCTCACGTCTAAAGGAGCCGCCGGTGTTACGGGTTCAGGCTTTGTTACGCTAGCTGCCACACTAGCTGTTTTCCCTTCGATTCCAGTCGAAGGAATGGCTCTTATTCTTGGGGTTGACCGTTTCATGTCAGAAGCACGTGCTATCACCAATCTGATCGGTAACGGTGTCGCAACAGTGGTTGTTTCGAAGACGGAAGGGGAATTTAACCCACTTCAAGAGGTAGAAGCTCAGGTGGATAACAAAGAAATTAGTGCCTAA
- the dcuS gene encoding DcuS/MalK family sensor histidine kinase produces MRQFRFKLSTVIIFLVCLVVLISLMITDLLISHSVSKNIQAHTEEKAQIVARTVSKSHIVIDALENRTYSNSIQDYTNDIQTATDMLFVVVMDMNGIRRTHPTPEEIGKPFVGGDEKQALKGKEYVSISKGTLGESVRAFTPIYNKNNEQIGVVAVGISLKSVETALGRSHRSILIVTFFGLIVGVIGAILLARYIKRTLLGLEPFAIAKITEERSTMLQSVHEGIIAVDHQSTITLVNKSALQIFQKAGLYTNPVGMNIHDYMPSTGLDRVLQTGEPELDEEQNINGVSILVNRVPLLVNGQVVGAISTFRDKTEINQLAEQLTGVRAYTDALRAQSHEFMNRLHVIRGMIELKSYSELTDFIRTLVNYRNQEFGNITEHFKDPALGGFIMGKLSYAREQNVDLTIETGTAIPEPANQTTTHELITILGNVIDNAIEAMTDSVEKTLVVSFTYDDEWLEIEVMDSGPGIPDDTQKRIFEKGYSTKGDNRGYGLHLVEKSVHVLGGELQMDSKWMLGTNVYIKIPYKRVVSKVL; encoded by the coding sequence ATACGGCAGTTTCGTTTTAAACTTAGCACGGTGATCATTTTTCTTGTCTGCCTGGTCGTTCTCATTTCACTGATGATCACAGACCTATTAATAAGCCATTCCGTTAGTAAAAATATACAAGCTCACACAGAGGAAAAAGCGCAGATCGTCGCGAGGACCGTTTCAAAGTCTCATATAGTGATAGACGCGTTAGAAAACAGGACCTACTCCAACTCCATTCAAGATTATACAAATGATATTCAAACAGCCACAGATATGCTGTTCGTTGTTGTGATGGATATGAACGGAATACGGAGAACACATCCAACCCCTGAGGAAATTGGAAAGCCCTTTGTGGGTGGAGATGAAAAGCAGGCTCTAAAAGGAAAAGAGTATGTTTCTATCTCAAAAGGTACGTTAGGCGAATCGGTGCGTGCATTTACACCTATTTACAATAAAAATAACGAACAAATCGGAGTAGTGGCTGTGGGAATTTCGTTAAAAAGTGTAGAGACAGCACTCGGACGAAGCCACCGGAGCATACTGATTGTTACGTTTTTCGGACTAATTGTCGGTGTGATCGGAGCTATTTTACTAGCGAGATATATAAAAAGGACGCTACTTGGGCTTGAGCCCTTTGCCATAGCAAAGATCACAGAGGAAAGAAGCACGATGCTGCAATCCGTTCATGAAGGGATTATTGCCGTGGATCATCAATCAACCATCACACTCGTCAACAAGTCGGCACTTCAAATTTTTCAAAAAGCTGGCCTATACACCAATCCAGTGGGAATGAACATTCATGACTATATGCCTTCCACTGGATTGGATCGAGTGTTACAAACGGGTGAGCCTGAGCTAGATGAGGAACAGAACATTAATGGTGTCTCAATTCTCGTCAATCGCGTCCCACTGTTAGTCAATGGACAAGTAGTCGGAGCCATTTCGACTTTCCGTGATAAAACAGAGATCAATCAGCTCGCCGAGCAATTAACTGGGGTTAGAGCCTATACCGATGCGCTTCGTGCCCAATCACATGAATTTATGAATCGTCTACATGTGATTCGGGGAATGATCGAGTTAAAGTCTTACAGTGAACTCACTGACTTTATTCGTACACTGGTCAATTACCGAAACCAAGAATTCGGAAATATCACCGAACATTTCAAGGACCCTGCCCTCGGAGGATTTATTATGGGAAAATTGAGTTATGCGAGGGAACAAAACGTTGATCTCACGATTGAAACCGGGACCGCCATTCCTGAACCTGCCAATCAAACAACTACACATGAGCTGATTACGATTCTCGGCAATGTGATCGATAATGCGATCGAGGCAATGACGGATAGCGTAGAAAAAACGCTAGTAGTGAGCTTTACCTATGATGATGAGTGGCTAGAGATCGAAGTGATGGACTCTGGACCGGGAATACCTGATGATACACAAAAAAGAATCTTTGAAAAAGGCTACTCCACAAAAGGAGACAACCGCGGCTACGGACTACACTTAGTGGAAAAAAGCGTCCATGTGCTCGGCGGCGAACTCCAAATGGACTCAAAGTGGATGTTAGGAACCAATGTTTATATAAAAATACCTTATAAAAGGGTAGTGTCAAAAGTTCTATGA
- a CDS encoding DDE-type integrase/transposase/recombinase has product MYPQIITYLLTFIKYQEQIIRTLLTLLIGKNMFEKPTEQPVNKPYRKLQVDDLPIIEPLEKLDYKTLLKEYFNEHGKSLKPVQRRSNSKTVVPKSMNCPKCGAPSDYLYANNGDKGQFQCKVCSCLFSDKNRFSKEAILKCPHCSKSLDKIKDRKDFFVYKCKNNNCSFYQRNLKAMSSKEKTRFKKDPQAFKIRYIFRQFHIDFLPLAKQTPELPAVDLSRIYASPHTLGLILTYHVNYGLSARRTAAIMQDVHGVAISHQTILNYENSVALMLKPYVDYYPYELSDQFCGDETYIRVGGRWHYLFFFFDAVKKIILSYPVSPNRDTASAIRAIDEVLVKMKEIPKDLTFVVDGNPIYLLAQHFFAQHDISFDVKQVIGLTNDDPVSTEYRPLKQVIERLNRTFKGNYRSTHGFGSQQGSVSFVTLFVAYFNFLRPHATLEGKVPVVNPELSGLPTMPARWTKLIELAQNWIIEQQTA; this is encoded by the coding sequence TTGTACCCTCAAATTATAACCTATTTATTAACTTTTATTAAGTACCAAGAACAAATCATTCGAACATTGCTTACCCTACTTATCGGAAAAAACATGTTTGAAAAACCAACAGAGCAACCTGTGAATAAACCCTATCGAAAACTCCAGGTAGATGATCTTCCGATAATCGAACCACTGGAAAAACTTGATTACAAAACTCTTTTGAAGGAGTATTTCAACGAACACGGTAAGTCACTAAAACCTGTTCAAAGGCGATCTAATTCCAAGACTGTTGTACCTAAATCAATGAATTGTCCTAAGTGTGGTGCTCCGTCGGACTATCTTTATGCCAATAACGGAGATAAAGGTCAATTTCAGTGTAAGGTGTGTTCGTGTCTTTTCAGTGATAAAAATCGTTTTTCAAAAGAGGCCATTTTAAAGTGTCCTCATTGTTCAAAATCACTCGATAAAATTAAGGATAGAAAAGACTTTTTCGTCTACAAATGCAAAAACAACAACTGTTCTTTTTACCAAAGAAACCTTAAAGCGATGTCCTCCAAAGAGAAGACACGATTTAAGAAAGATCCTCAAGCATTTAAAATAAGATATATCTTTCGGCAGTTTCATATTGATTTTCTACCTTTGGCCAAGCAAACGCCTGAACTACCAGCAGTAGATTTGTCTAGGATTTATGCTTCACCACATACATTAGGTTTGATATTAACCTACCATGTTAACTACGGCCTTTCGGCCCGTAGGACAGCTGCCATTATGCAGGATGTTCATGGTGTGGCTATTTCCCACCAAACGATATTGAACTACGAAAATAGCGTGGCTCTTATGCTTAAGCCATATGTGGATTACTATCCGTATGAGCTTTCCGACCAATTCTGTGGTGACGAAACTTATATTCGAGTCGGTGGACGCTGGCATTATTTATTTTTCTTTTTTGATGCGGTTAAAAAGATCATTCTTTCCTATCCGGTGTCTCCTAATCGAGATACAGCGTCAGCCATTCGTGCGATAGATGAAGTGTTAGTAAAGATGAAGGAGATCCCGAAAGACCTAACTTTCGTAGTAGATGGAAATCCAATCTACCTACTAGCTCAACACTTTTTCGCACAACATGACATTTCGTTTGATGTGAAGCAAGTAATCGGGCTTACAAATGATGACCCAGTTTCAACTGAATATAGACCTTTAAAACAGGTAATCGAGAGACTGAATCGAACATTTAAAGGCAATTATCGCTCCACTCATGGCTTTGGCTCGCAACAAGGGTCGGTTTCTTTTGTCACCTTATTTGTGGCTTACTTTAACTTTTTAAGGCCGCACGCCACCTTGGAAGGTAAGGTACCTGTCGTGAACCCAGAATTATCAGGGCTTCCGACAATGCCAGCACGTTGGACAAAACTGATTGAGTTAGCACAAAACTGGATTATCGAGCAGCAAACCGCCTAA
- a CDS encoding response regulator → MIKVLIVEDDPMVAEINKRYLQDMKGFRLTGMVQTVKDAIDFLQKETVELILLDVYMPGENGLVLLKYIREHHLEIDVILITAAGEKDKIQTALRLGAVDYLIKPFEFDRFQQALLRFQDKYLFFANHPVLKQEDLDDRILSTEQTQMEEPIIDLPKGLTSSTLQVVVEVLKAKGTNPFSTDDISENTYISRVSVRKYLKFLTQLGVLKESLTYGIGRPVYLYTLQVEKLNQVDMYL, encoded by the coding sequence ATGATTAAGGTTCTAATTGTTGAAGATGACCCAATGGTTGCCGAAATTAATAAACGTTATCTCCAGGATATGAAAGGATTCCGCCTTACTGGCATGGTTCAAACGGTAAAAGATGCAATTGACTTTCTTCAAAAGGAAACGGTAGAGCTTATATTACTAGATGTATATATGCCAGGTGAAAATGGACTCGTATTACTCAAATATATAAGGGAACACCATCTAGAAATAGATGTAATCCTTATTACCGCTGCTGGTGAAAAGGATAAAATCCAAACGGCTCTTAGGCTTGGTGCCGTTGATTACTTAATCAAACCGTTTGAGTTTGATCGATTTCAACAAGCATTGCTGAGGTTTCAAGATAAATATCTATTTTTTGCTAATCATCCCGTGCTCAAACAAGAAGATCTTGACGATCGAATCCTCAGTACAGAGCAAACTCAGATGGAAGAGCCGATCATTGATTTGCCTAAGGGGTTAACGAGCAGCACTCTACAAGTGGTAGTCGAGGTGTTGAAAGCAAAAGGCACGAACCCGTTCTCTACTGATGATATTTCGGAAAATACGTATATCTCCCGGGTGTCAGTAAGGAAATATTTAAAGTTCTTAACTCAGCTAGGTGTATTAAAGGAATCATTAACCTACGGAATTGGTAGACCGGTATATCTATATACACTACAAGTAGAAAAACTAAACCAAGTGGACATGTATCTATAA